A genomic window from Bacteroidota bacterium includes:
- a CDS encoding T9SS type A sorting domain-containing protein, whose protein sequence is MTGQSVYYADSDGDGYGDNDVSETACSPSVGYVADNTDCNDTNGAINPGEIEICNEIDDNCDGNIDEGVLNTFYADIDVDGFGNSAMSTEACTAPVNFVMDNTDCDDNNDAINPLATEICDGIDNNCDGNIDEAVLNTYYADVDLDTYGDILATTMECSAPIGYVADNTDCDDANDAINPGATEICNAIDDNCDGNNDEGLTFTLYYADNDGDTYGNAIMTAETCDGAPIGFVSDDTDCDDSDAAINPAATEICDGIDNDCDGNIDEGVLNTYYADADGDTYGDILSSTTACSAPIGYVANSNDCDDSDAAINPAATEICNGVDDDCDGSTDEGLTFTTYYADAEGDGFGDPASSVTACATPVGYVANNIDCQPLFITYADADGDYFGYGAPIPCGPVINNSDCDDTQLLYADSDGDGFGAGPAIECGVPTNTDCAPFNNAIYPGAIEICNGIDEDCDGNVDDGVLNTYYADADGDTYGDATSSTEACSTPVGYVSDATDCNDADDAINPAATEICNFVDDDCDGITDDGITYLIYYTDADNDNYGTGLGANYCADPGLGYSNNNSDCDDTNGSVNPGATEVCNGVDDDCNGDIDEGLTFITYYADADGDTHGDAAVSTTTCDGAPMGYVLNSDDCDDNNDAIYPGVIDLCNGIDNDCDGNIDDDALFTTYYLDNDGDTYGDQLDAGTTFCYVPAAPYVLDNTDCNDADASINPGASEICNAIDENCDGISDDGLTFTTYYADADGDIYGNAAITTTTCDGAPVGYVIDDTDCDDSDASINPGATEICNAMDEDCDGIVDDGLTFTTYYADADGDTYGNAAVTTTTCDGAPVGYVIDDTDCDDSDASINPGATEICNAMDEDCDGIADDGLTFTTYYADADGDTHGDVAVSTTTCDGAPMGYVLNSDDCDDTDDTVYPGVIDLCNGIDNDCDGNIDDDALFTTYYLDNDGDTYGDQLDGGTTFCYVPAAPYVLDNTDCNDADASINPGATEICNAMDEDCDGIADDGLTFTTYYADADADTYGNAAVTTTTCDGAPMGYVIDDTDCDDADGSINPGASEICNAIDEDCDGIADDGLTFTTYYADADGDTHGDAAVTTTTCDGAPMGYVLNSDDCDDTDDTVYPGVIDLCNGIDNDCDGNIDDDALFTTYYLDNDGDTYGDQLDAGTTFCYVPAAPYVLDNTDCNDADASINPGASEICNAIDEDCDGIADDGLTFTTYFADTDADTYGDAFNTTTTCDGLPSGYVTDNTDCDDTQNTVYPGAVEICDGLDNNCDGNFDEGTVTASISPAGSVQTCKGVPTTLTANTGLGYTYQWFKNGNIIVGATASTYGANKPGNYQVQVNSPEGCFALSTPTVVSVLANPNANASAPNGTSLCTTVKLKVSYDATYTWQWKKDGTPIPGANNYLYFPTTAGSYTCLVTAATGCSRESNAIVVTACKEGETVEPIAEETFDMFPNPTESEFVIELSIITNATSADVQLFNIMGEIVYNNNVSVNNGNISESITLNDAVPAGMYIVKVTVDGKEFTKQLILQK, encoded by the coding sequence TTGACAGGTCAATCTGTTTATTATGCAGATTCAGATGGCGATGGTTATGGTGATAATGATGTAAGTGAAACTGCCTGTTCACCTTCAGTTGGATATGTTGCAGATAACACCGATTGCAATGATACAAACGGTGCAATTAATCCGGGTGAAATAGAAATTTGTAATGAGATAGATGATAATTGCGATGGAAATATCGATGAGGGTGTATTAAATACTTTTTATGCAGATATTGATGTTGATGGTTTTGGAAATTCAGCAATGTCTACCGAAGCGTGCACAGCACCTGTTAATTTTGTAATGGATAATACCGATTGTGATGATAACAATGACGCAATAAATCCTTTAGCTACAGAAATTTGTGATGGTATTGACAACAACTGCGATGGTAATATCGATGAAGCAGTTTTAAATACTTATTATGCTGATGTAGATTTAGATACCTATGGTGATATTTTAGCAACAACAATGGAGTGTTCTGCGCCAATTGGATATGTTGCAGATAATACTGATTGTGATGATGCCAACGACGCAATTAATCCCGGTGCGACAGAAATTTGTAATGCTATTGATGATAACTGCGATGGTAATAATGATGAAGGTTTAACATTCACATTATATTATGCAGATAATGATGGTGATACTTATGGTAATGCAATAATGACTGCTGAAACTTGCGACGGTGCACCAATTGGTTTTGTATCTGATGATACAGATTGTGATGATAGTGATGCAGCAATTAATCCTGCAGCAACAGAAATTTGTGATGGTATTGATAACGATTGCGATGGTAATATCGACGAAGGTGTATTAAACACTTATTATGCTGATGCTGATGGCGATACCTATGGTGATATTTTATCATCAACAACTGCATGTTCGGCTCCTATAGGTTATGTTGCTAATAGTAACGATTGTGATGATAGTGATGCAGCAATTAATCCTGCAGCTACCGAAATTTGTAACGGTGTTGATGATGATTGTGATGGTTCAACCGATGAAGGTTTAACTTTCACAACTTATTATGCTGATGCTGAAGGTGATGGATTTGGTGATCCTGCATCAAGTGTTACTGCATGTGCAACTCCTGTTGGATATGTAGCTAATAATATTGATTGTCAACCATTATTTATCACTTATGCTGATGCTGATGGTGACTATTTTGGTTATGGTGCTCCAATTCCATGTGGTCCGGTAATTAATAATTCAGATTGTGATGATACACAATTATTATATGCTGATTCCGATGGTGATGGTTTTGGTGCAGGCCCTGCAATTGAATGTGGTGTGCCAACAAATACCGATTGCGCTCCATTTAACAATGCCATTTATCCGGGTGCTATTGAAATTTGCAACGGTATAGATGAAGATTGTGATGGCAATGTAGATGATGGTGTATTAAATACTTATTATGCAGATGCAGATGGTGATACTTATGGTGATGCAACTTCAAGCACTGAAGCTTGTTCAACTCCGGTAGGTTATGTATCTGATGCAACAGATTGTAATGATGCAGATGATGCAATTAATCCTGCAGCAACTGAAATTTGCAACTTTGTTGATGATGATTGTGATGGTATAACTGATGATGGTATTACTTACTTAATTTATTATACTGATGCAGATAATGATAATTATGGTACTGGTTTAGGTGCAAATTATTGCGCTGACCCTGGTTTAGGATATTCAAATAATAATTCGGATTGTGATGATACAAATGGTTCCGTAAATCCAGGTGCCACAGAAGTATGTAACGGTGTTGATGATGATTGTAACGGAGATATTGATGAAGGTTTAACGTTCATTACATATTATGCCGATGCTGATGGTGATACACATGGTGATGCTGCTGTTTCTACAACAACTTGCGATGGCGCACCTATGGGTTATGTATTAAATAGTGATGATTGTGATGATAATAATGATGCTATTTATCCGGGCGTAATTGATTTATGTAATGGCATCGATAACGACTGCGATGGTAATATCGATGATGATGCATTATTTACAACTTATTATTTAGATAACGATGGTGATACTTATGGTGATCAATTAGATGCCGGAACTACATTCTGTTATGTTCCTGCCGCACCTTATGTATTAGATAATACAGATTGTAATGATGCAGATGCTTCTATTAATCCTGGTGCATCAGAAATTTGTAATGCAATAGATGAAAATTGTGATGGTATTTCCGATGACGGATTAACATTCACAACTTATTATGCTGATGCGGATGGTGATATTTATGGTAATGCTGCTATAACTACAACAACATGTGATGGTGCTCCGGTAGGTTACGTTATTGATGATACAGATTGTGATGATTCAGATGCATCAATAAATCCTGGTGCAACAGAAATATGTAATGCAATGGATGAAGATTGTGATGGTATTGTAGATGACGGATTAACATTCACAACTTATTATGCAGATGCAGATGGTGATACTTATGGTAATGCTGCTGTTACTACAACAACATGTGATGGTGCTCCGGTAGGTTATGTTATTGATGATACAGATTGTGATGATTCAGATGCATCAATAAATCCTGGTGCAACAGAAATTTGTAATGCGATGGATGAAGATTGTGATGGTATTGCCGATGACGGATTAACATTCACAACTTATTATGCAGATGCAGATGGTGATACACATGGTGATGTTGCTGTTTCTACAACAACTTGCGATGGTGCTCCAATGGGTTATGTATTAAATAGTGATGATTGTGATGATACAGATGATACTGTTTATCCGGGCGTAATTGATTTATGTAACGGAATCGATAACGACTGCGATGGAAATATCGATGATGATGCATTATTCACAACTTATTATTTAGATAATGATGGTGATACTTATGGTGACCAATTAGATGGTGGAACAACATTCTGTTATGTTCCAGCAGCACCTTATGTTTTAGATAATACAGATTGTAATGATGCAGATGCATCAATTAATCCTGGTGCAACAGAAATATGTAATGCAATGGATGAAGATTGTGATGGTATTGCAGATGACGGATTAACATTCACAACTTATTATGCAGATGCAGATGCTGATACTTATGGTAATGCTGCTGTTACAACAACAACATGTGATGGTGCTCCAATGGGTTATGTAATTGACGATACTGATTGTGATGATGCGGATGGTTCAATTAATCCGGGTGCATCAGAAATTTGTAACGCGATAGATGAAGATTGTGATGGTATTGCAGATGATGGATTAACATTCACAACTTATTATGCAGATGCGGATGGTGATACACATGGTGATGCTGCTGTTACAACAACAACATGCGATGGTGCTCCAATGGGTTATGTATTAAATAGTGATGATTGTGATGATACTGATGATACCGTTTATCCTGGTGTAATTGATTTATGCAATGGCATCGATAACGACTGCGATGGCAATATCGATGATGATGCATTATTCACAACTTATTATTTAGATAACGATGGTGATACTTATGGTGACCAATTAGATGCCGGAACAACATTCTGTTATGTTCCAGCAGCACCTTATGTATTAGATAATACAGATTGTAATGATGCAGACGCTTCTATTAATCCGGGTGCATCAGAAATTTGTAATGCGATAGATGAGGATTGTGATGGTATTGCAGATGACGGATTAACATTCACAACTTATTTTGCAGATACAGATGCTGATACTTATGGTGATGCATTTAATACAACAACAACTTGTGATGGTTTACCTTCAGGTTATGTAACAGATAATACTGATTGTGATGATACACAAAACACTGTTTATCCTGGTGCAGTTGAAATTTGTGATGGTTTAGATAATAACTGTGATGGTAACTTTGATGAAGGAACAGTAACTGCATCAATATCACCTGCAGGTTCAGTTCAAACTTGTAAAGGTGTTCCAACAACATTAACTGCAAATACCGGTTTAGGTTATACTTATCAGTGGTTTAAAAATGGTAATATCATTGTAGGTGCAACTGCATCAACTTATGGTGCAAATAAACCTGGTAATTATCAGGTTCAGGTAAATAGTCCTGAAGGATGTTTTGCATTATCTACACCAACTGTTGTTTCTGTATTGGCAAATCCAAATGCAAATGCATCAGCTCCAAACGGAACAAGTCTTTGTACTACTGTTAAATTAAAAGTAAGTTACGATGCAACTTACACTTGGCAGTGGAAAAAAGACGGAACACCAATTCCGGGTGCTAACAACTATTTATATTTCCCAACAACTGCCGGTTCATATACTTGCCTTGTTACAGCTGCAACAGGTTGTTCAAGAGAATCAAATGCAATAGTTGTAACAGCATGTAAAGAAGGTGAAACAGTTGAGCCAATTGCAGAGGAAACATTTGATATGTTCCCTAACCCAACTGAAAGTGAATTTGTAATTGAATTAAGTATAATTACAAATGCAACTTCTGCAGATGTGCAATTATTTAATATCATGGGTGAAATTGTTTACAATAACAATGTTTCCGTTAACAATGGAAATATCAGCGAAAGCATCACATTAAATGATGCCGTTCCTGCAGGTATGTATATTGTTAAAGTAACAGTTGATGGTAAAGAGTTTACCAAACAATTAATATTGCAGAAATAA
- a CDS encoding T9SS type A sorting domain-containing protein — MHIRKLIAIMGFATLITTNLSAQVNILSQGFEALPFPPTGWSNVRLTGPSFPGNWARFGNGVSPVQTPHTGAWQIRFNSANFGAGTSGELRTNVQDFTIAGTYTVSFWMYRDNWVGNDKLEVFVNTAQTSVGGTLLGTINRDRAQSPAEGTNGWYKYTFTIPSTFNTATNYVIFKATSAFGKDIYLDDLSIDRLAAATPGCVTSFVPASGSTGICTNETLTWDIVPLASGYKITAGNNAPDYNNVANNIDLAVALNYTNIFNPSTTYGWKVTPYNGYGEATGCPVNTFTTGSEVCYCTPVYLEGSCGSEDFIDDFSTTGGVTNITNNNTGCTTNPNNYTHFAAQNLTIAQGAIFNVSMQSGPEFTEGFAIWIDYNIDGDFDDAGEYVFNSVTASIDVINGSITIPYTATAGNTRMRIRCAYNYVPTSGTACATFNNGETEDYNVTITACTPVTYYADSDADNFGNAAISTPFCTPPVSGYVLNNTDCNDASATIYPGAVEICNGIDDDCNGTNDNGLIFVTYFADTDGDTYGNNLVTSNTCSGAPIGYVNNNTDCNDINATINPGATEICNTMDDDCDASSDEGLIFTTYYADADSDTYGNNLITSNTCSGAPIGYVINNTDCNDANAAIKPGATEICNAIDDDCDASTDEGVVVAVITPSGPTSFCSPGTVTLQATTVAGYTYQWLRNGGNIGGATAANYTTNKSGNYQVKVSVAGGCTLTSATTAVNVIAAPKATITAPGGTDLCGLPSLLLKTGNGAGYTFQWIKNGANIAGATSNTYTVTTIGNYKVKVTNASGCAKVSATTAVTKSCKMEGGDATISLGINPNPASDLVQLYIQNETIANQQLQIEIFNLAGQIISASNVTMDGAEYILSLDINSWPSGMYLVKVTTEGYTTTQQLVISR; from the coding sequence ATGCATATTCGTAAACTAATTGCCATCATGGGTTTTGCAACCCTGATTACAACAAACCTGTCAGCTCAGGTTAATATACTTTCACAAGGTTTCGAAGCCCTGCCTTTTCCTCCAACAGGGTGGTCGAATGTGCGCCTTACCGGTCCTTCATTCCCGGGCAACTGGGCAAGGTTTGGAAATGGCGTTTCTCCGGTTCAAACACCACATACAGGAGCATGGCAAATCCGTTTCAACTCAGCAAATTTCGGCGCAGGAACTTCCGGTGAATTGAGAACCAATGTGCAGGATTTTACAATCGCCGGAACCTATACAGTTAGTTTTTGGATGTACAGAGATAACTGGGTTGGCAACGATAAATTGGAAGTGTTTGTAAATACAGCTCAAACTTCTGTTGGTGGTACTTTATTAGGCACCATTAATCGCGATCGCGCTCAGTCTCCTGCTGAAGGAACTAATGGTTGGTATAAATATACGTTTACCATTCCTTCAACATTTAATACAGCAACAAATTATGTAATTTTTAAAGCAACTTCTGCTTTTGGAAAAGATATTTATCTTGATGATTTAAGTATCGACCGTTTAGCTGCAGCAACTCCCGGTTGTGTTACTTCATTTGTTCCGGCTTCAGGTTCAACAGGAATTTGCACCAATGAAACTTTAACATGGGATATCGTTCCACTCGCTTCAGGTTATAAAATTACTGCCGGAAATAATGCTCCCGATTATAATAATGTGGCAAATAATATTGATTTAGCTGTTGCATTAAATTATACTAATATTTTTAATCCCTCAACAACTTACGGTTGGAAAGTAACACCCTATAATGGTTATGGTGAAGCAACCGGTTGCCCTGTAAATACATTTACAACAGGAAGTGAAGTGTGTTATTGCACACCCGTTTATTTAGAAGGTTCATGTGGTTCAGAAGATTTTATTGATGATTTTTCAACTACCGGTGGTGTAACAAATATTACAAATAATAATACCGGTTGCACAACTAATCCTAATAATTACACCCATTTTGCAGCTCAAAATTTAACCATCGCTCAAGGCGCAATTTTTAATGTAAGTATGCAATCTGGTCCGGAATTCACTGAAGGTTTTGCCATATGGATTGATTATAATATTGATGGTGATTTTGATGATGCCGGTGAATATGTTTTTAATTCTGTTACTGCATCTATTGATGTAATAAATGGTTCAATAACTATTCCATATACTGCAACTGCTGGAAATACAAGAATGCGTATTCGTTGTGCATATAATTATGTGCCTACATCAGGTACAGCATGCGCAACTTTTAATAATGGTGAAACTGAAGATTACAATGTTACCATCACTGCTTGCACTCCGGTAACTTATTATGCCGATAGTGATGCAGATAATTTTGGTAATGCTGCAATTTCTACTCCATTTTGCACGCCACCGGTTTCCGGTTATGTTTTAAATAATACTGATTGTAATGATGCCAGTGCTACCATTTATCCCGGTGCTGTAGAAATATGTAATGGCATAGATGATGATTGTAATGGAACAAATGATAATGGATTAATATTTGTCACTTATTTTGCAGACACTGATGGTGATACTTATGGAAATAACTTAGTTACATCAAATACCTGCAGCGGCGCACCAATTGGTTATGTAAATAATAATACGGATTGTAATGATATAAATGCAACAATTAATCCAGGCGCAACAGAAATTTGTAATACAATGGACGATGATTGTGATGCGTCATCAGATGAAGGTTTAATATTCACCACTTACTATGCAGATGCTGATAGTGACACTTATGGAAATAATTTAATTACTTCAAATACATGTAGCGGCGCTCCAATAGGATATGTAATTAATAATACCGATTGTAATGATGCCAACGCAGCAATTAAACCCGGTGCAACAGAAATTTGTAATGCAATAGATGACGATTGTGATGCATCAACAGATGAAGGTGTTGTTGTTGCAGTAATTACACCATCCGGTCCAACTTCATTCTGTAGTCCGGGAACCGTTACATTACAAGCTACAACCGTTGCAGGATATACTTACCAATGGCTGCGCAATGGCGGAAATATTGGTGGTGCAACAGCTGCAAATTATACCACAAATAAATCAGGAAATTATCAGGTGAAAGTTTCCGTTGCCGGTGGATGTACATTAACATCTGCAACTACCGCAGTTAATGTTATAGCCGCACCAAAAGCAACTATAACTGCACCGGGTGGAACTGATTTGTGCGGATTACCAAGTTTATTATTAAAAACAGGTAATGGTGCAGGATATACTTTCCAATGGATTAAAAACGGAGCAAACATTGCAGGAGCTACTTCAAATACATATACCGTTACAACTATTGGAAATTATAAAGTGAAAGTAACCAATGCATCAGGATGCGCAAAAGTATCTGCAACAACTGCAGTTACTAAATCATGTAAAATGGAAGGTGGTGATGCAACGATCAGTTTAGGTATAAATCCGAACCCTGCTTCCGATTTAGTGCAGTTGTATATTCAAAATGAAACAATAGCAAATCAGCAATTACAAATTGAGATATTTAATCTGGCCGGACAAATAATTTCCGCATCTAATGTTACTATGGATGGTGCAGAATATATTTTATCATTAGATATTAATTCCTGGCCATCAGGTATGTATCTGGTTAAGGTAACAACCGAAGGATATACTACAACCCAACAATTGGTGATATCAAGATAA
- a CDS encoding T9SS type A sorting domain-containing protein translates to MEQSFDFPALFPPVGWTNTKVAGVGAPGNWARVTTGGSPIQEPHSDPAEAKFNSYFYQVGTAADLASSVVDLSVLGTYTVNFWMYRDGGNGNDKMEIYVNTTQASAGGTLIGTIYRKKSLAPVEATDGWYNYTFTIPAAFNTATNYIIFKGVSDYGFNIFLDDIAVIKNVVSIPTCGTGLYPVTGATDICPNLVLSWDNAPYATGYKITLGNNAPNYNNVANNLDLGNVLSYSVLLANSTTYKWKIRPYNENGVSTGCIQNSFTTASGVCYCTPVFIEPNCVSLDYIDDVSTSGAVTNISNLNTNCAGGSGNYSYYSALTIDANQGSSFTLTLQSGPDYEQGYGVWADWNRDGDFDDADEFVYQSATPTTAIVNATINVPVTAALGVTRFRIRAFYNEAPLASQACATWNEGETEDYNINVTTCTFTTYYQDADNDGFGTTASTTTSCTGVPPGYSAFSTDCNDAVNTIYPGAIELCNLIDDNCNGTNDDNAAVAIITPAGATSVCKGSSLILNANTGIGYTYQWIRNGANLAGATSATYNVTKSGNYSVKVTVPGGCNATSTAIGCTVNANPTANISTPEGTNLCGLPDLDLVANGGAGFTYIWYKNGAIIAGATNQTYVVTTIGDYRVKVFNAAGCSKTSPIKTVTTSCKTGDLNENMFSIQPNPSTDATLIQIRINNDACNLVVTDVVGKVLFTEKYAVENNLLDVTLQTANYPSGLYFVTLITETGSESKQLVVIQ, encoded by the coding sequence ATGGAGCAATCATTCGATTTTCCGGCATTATTTCCACCTGTAGGCTGGACAAACACTAAAGTAGCCGGTGTTGGCGCTCCGGGCAATTGGGCCAGGGTTACAACAGGTGGTTCACCAATACAGGAGCCGCATTCTGATCCTGCGGAGGCAAAGTTTAACTCCTATTTTTATCAGGTCGGAACTGCTGCCGACCTGGCATCATCTGTTGTTGATTTGTCGGTTCTTGGAACCTATACCGTAAATTTCTGGATGTATCGCGATGGCGGTAATGGTAACGATAAAATGGAAATTTATGTGAACACAACTCAAGCTTCTGCAGGTGGCACATTAATCGGAACAATTTACCGTAAAAAATCGTTAGCCCCAGTTGAAGCAACCGATGGCTGGTATAATTATACGTTTACAATTCCTGCGGCATTTAATACAGCAACAAACTATATTATTTTCAAAGGCGTTTCTGATTATGGATTTAATATCTTTTTGGATGATATTGCTGTAATTAAAAATGTTGTTTCTATACCAACATGCGGAACCGGATTATATCCCGTTACAGGTGCAACAGATATTTGTCCTAATTTAGTTTTAAGCTGGGACAATGCACCCTATGCTACCGGATATAAAATAACACTAGGTAATAATGCACCTAATTATAATAATGTTGCAAATAATTTAGATTTGGGTAATGTTTTAAGTTATTCGGTATTACTTGCAAACAGTACAACTTACAAATGGAAAATACGCCCGTACAATGAAAATGGTGTATCAACAGGATGTATTCAAAATTCATTTACAACTGCATCAGGTGTGTGTTATTGCACACCGGTATTTATTGAACCGAATTGTGTATCGCTCGATTATATTGATGATGTTTCTACATCAGGTGCAGTTACCAATATTTCTAATTTAAATACCAATTGCGCAGGTGGCTCCGGAAATTATTCTTATTATTCCGCATTAACCATTGATGCCAATCAGGGTTCATCTTTTACACTAACATTACAATCCGGTCCTGATTACGAGCAAGGATATGGTGTATGGGCCGACTGGAATCGCGATGGTGATTTTGATGATGCAGATGAATTTGTTTATCAGTCTGCTACTCCAACAACAGCTATTGTTAATGCAACAATAAATGTTCCGGTAACTGCTGCTTTGGGTGTAACACGTTTCCGAATTCGTGCATTTTATAATGAAGCACCTTTAGCATCGCAAGCATGTGCAACATGGAACGAAGGTGAAACAGAAGATTATAATATTAATGTAACTACTTGCACATTCACAACATATTATCAGGATGCCGATAACGATGGTTTTGGAACAACAGCATCAACTACTACAAGTTGCACAGGTGTGCCACCGGGATATTCTGCATTTAGTACCGATTGTAATGATGCAGTAAATACAATTTATCCGGGTGCAATTGAATTATGTAATTTAATTGACGACAATTGTAATGGTACAAATGATGATAATGCAGCAGTAGCAATAATAACTCCTGCCGGCGCAACATCTGTATGTAAAGGATCAAGTCTTATATTAAATGCCAATACCGGAATCGGATATACATATCAGTGGATTCGCAATGGAGCAAATCTTGCAGGCGCAACTTCAGCAACATACAATGTAACTAAATCGGGAAATTATTCTGTAAAAGTTACAGTGCCTGGCGGATGTAATGCAACTTCAACCGCAATTGGCTGCACGGTAAATGCAAATCCAACAGCAAATATCTCAACACCTGAAGGAACTAACTTATGTGGTTTACCTGATTTAGATCTGGTAGCAAACGGTGGTGCCGGTTTTACATACATCTGGTATAAAAACGGAGCAATAATTGCCGGCGCAACAAATCAAACTTATGTTGTTACAACAATTGGCGATTATCGTGTAAAAGTATTTAATGCTGCAGGTTGTAGTAAAACATCGCCAATTAAAACAGTAACTACATCTTGTAAAACAGGCGATTTGAATGAAAACATGTTTTCAATTCAACCAAATCCAAGCACTGATGCTACCCTGATTCAAATCAGAATAAATAATGATGCTTGTAATTTAGTTGTAACTGATGTTGTTGGGAAAGTGCTATTTACTGAAAAATATGCAGTGGAAAATAATCTGTTGGATGTAACCTTACAAACAGCTAACTATCCTTCCGGATTATACTTTGTTACTTTAATTACCGAAACGGGTTCTGAATCAAAACAGTTAGTGGTGATTCAATAA
- a CDS encoding iron-sulfur cluster assembly accessory protein yields MEVLIESPISLTESAIKEIKHIITEKNIPAEYGLRVGVKGGGCSGMSYVLGFDLQKENDNLYQLGDINIIMEKSHGMYLAGMEIDFVDGLNNRGFSFNNPNATKTCGCGTSFEA; encoded by the coding sequence ATGGAAGTATTAATAGAATCACCAATCAGTTTAACAGAAAGTGCAATCAAAGAGATTAAGCACATTATAACAGAAAAAAATATTCCTGCCGAATATGGCCTACGTGTTGGCGTTAAAGGTGGCGGATGCAGCGGCATGTCGTATGTTTTGGGATTTGATTTACAAAAGGAAAATGATAATTTATATCAGCTTGGCGACATTAATATTATAATGGAAAAAAGCCATGGCATGTATTTAGCCGGAATGGAAATTGACTTTGTTGACGGATTAAATAACAGAGGATTTTCATTTAACAATCCAAACGCTACAAAAACCTGCGGCTGCGGCACAAGTTTCGAAGCTTAA